Within Spinacia oleracea cultivar Varoflay chromosome 4, BTI_SOV_V1, whole genome shotgun sequence, the genomic segment ttagtgaggggtgtgcacactagggacattctgtACTCATCTTACTTGGCCATTCTCAAGGGCTACGCGCAACCCTTAGCGTTCTCTTTCcctcaattaattaatattgatcttatgtgataagttaataatggaattattaaatgggtacttgttgtttaattatttattttatatactcaaaacgttttcaaaactaaaattatttattttacgggatggagttggaattactcagtttatctgatttttgggagttcgtctctcttgtctcttttctatttatttttgcaggttggtaaaggtacttggctacaattgaggagacgcttagaataaccacctagtcaagagacaatttctatttcagtttaagttggatttgttctttattttatgggatttggttgtaatattttattggccgcctttagaccacttagttaattttgactttaatggttaattttaaattgtttgttgctttgcatttattttctaaggagaataaatgtagcagtgacactcccaaggtttggacgatgattttatgaaataaaaacagggtttttgattatataaaaggtccaaattttggGGTGTTATAGCGTCGACCTAGGGCCCAAGCCGAAAAGGGGCCCAAAATAAAAATCTGTACAGTATATTACTATAATTACAATATACTCCGGTGGTGAAACATTTTTTCTTCGGTGGTGAGTTGGATGAAGAAGTTCTTTCGTTCGACCTTAGACCTCAGGTTCGATCCTTCACGTCCGCGTCAATACATTTATTTTGCTGATAACAACTTTCCCATCTTTTGTCTTGTgcattcaattttatttttattttttagcttgtgtttttttttaatattcacttttatttttgagaaattaattttttcattcataatatttatataatttttaaGTTATTGAAACTCTCTCTTTTGTATTAGCATTATGTTTAAGACAAATAAGTCCACATCGAGCCTACGTACGTAGTGCTTGATATCTAATTTAGTTTTTAATACTCAGTTGTAattcatgtaaatatttgtggacTGAATCTATGTTAGATAGTCTtgaaaaatcaaatttcaaactttaaCGAAGATACAAGTAAATTAAGAACTACTAATATAAAGACATTGATACTAATACTTCTCTTGCTACAAGAtaaatctaatttttttttggatcATATAATAACCCTATTTTTGGATGTTGACTATCTAATACTCCGTCTATTTTACTAATAGATTGCAAGAATTTAGAGAAGATTAATGAAATTCTAGAAAGGCATAAGTAAAAtatttattgatttgaatttgaatatgtagttgattGGACGAACATTTTGTCGCATGCATCTTTTTCCCAATGGTATAACTATATATTTCAGTTATCTGTCAAACATATCATTTCGGAAGGGGACCTAATCCTTGATTTCGCCTAGGGCCCGAACAAGTGACCGGGCCTGTCTATAGTTTAACATTTACATTGTATGTAAGGGAAATTAAACTATTGTTctttcaaatatatatatatatatatatatatatatatatatatatatatatatatatatatatatatatatatatatatatatgttagaTTATGATCcaaattaatatttattttgttaGAGTTTTTTCTAGGAGTCAGTTACCTAGTGGTTTACTAAGCATGGGTTAATGGAAATAGTGGGTCAAAGTTAATGGGATAAGTTTTTCTGGTTAGTGGGCCATCATGGGATTATTATTCCTTGATTTTAGGTTTATTAGTTTTTGTTAAGTAGTATAAATATCTCTATTGTACGTTACTTTTATTCATCAAGCAATTATGTTGGGCTATTTATCTCACTCTCTCTTTCATGTATATTTTTacaacatggtatcagagcatcAGGTTAGATccaaacataaaaaagaaaaagggagaGGGTGAGAGATAGGAACAAACAACGTAATTTGTTCATAGTAcacgaaaaaaaaaaagtttgtgAGTTGAAGGAAAGCACCGTAGCTTTCTCTATTATTGTGGGAGTTTGTGTGTGACTGAATTAAATTGTTTAGGAGTATAGCAATTAATGGTAGTAGTTCTAATTCTCAGCCCCTAATCCCATTGTTTAAGGGGGAGAATTATCATTTATAGAGTCTCAAGATGAAAACTATGTTCAAGTCTCAAGAGTTGTGGGATATGGTGGAGAACGGGTATAAGGACCGGCAGAGGCACCGGCTGAACCAGATCAAAGTCTACGGGAAAATAGGAAGAGAGATGCAAAGGCTCTGTTCTTTATCCAATCGGCATTGGATGATGAAATTTTCCCACGAATTTTCGTTGCATCAACATCGAAACAAGCCTGGGAGATTATCAAGCAAGAGTATTTTGGTGATAAGAAGGTAATTGCTGTAAAATTACAAACTCTTCGTACACCATTTGAGAGTTTAACAATGACAAAGAAAGAATCAATTCAAGATTATTTGTCTAAAGTGTCTTCAATTATTAGTCAAATGAAAATATATGGTGATAATATCTCAAATGAGACAATTGTGGGCAAGGTATTGAGGAGTTTGACTAGTGATTATAAACATATTGTGACTGCAATTTTAGAGTCTAAGGACATGTACATATCAACTTACACATTTAATGAGTTGATGAGTTCATTAATGGCTCATGAGGAGAGAATGGATAAGTCTACGGATGAAAACGTCGAGGAAAAAGCCTTTCAAGTTACGGGGCAAATGTCGAGTGATTGGTATTATGGTGAAAGTCGTGGTCGTGGTATGGGTAGTCGTGGTTGTGGTCGTGATGGAGATGGTCGTGGTCGTGGTCGATTCGAAGGACAACGTCAATCCATAAGTAGCGTTCAATGCTACTATTGCAAAAGGTATGGTCACAAAGAAGATAGGTGTTGGGATAAGCAACGTGTTGAGAAAGAACAAACCAATTTTGTTCAAAATGTCGAAGGAGTAGAAAGTAACCTCTTCTAGTCGTGTGTTCTTGTTTGTCGAGAGTTCGTgttgagattaaaaaaaaatgtcagaGTTCAAGTCGGAGTCCACAATATGGATCATTGAAGACTATAACAAGGTTGAGCAATTGTACGTGATTTTGAATCAAGGGAGGATGTTAGATTATGattcaaattaatatttattttgttaGAGTATTTTCTAGGAGTCAGTTACCTAGTGGTTTACTAAGCATGGATTAATGAAAATAGTGGGTCAAAGTTAATGGGATAAGTTTTTCTGGTTAGTAGGTCATCATGGGATTATTATTCCTTGATTTTAGGTTTATTAATTTTTGTTAAGTAGTATAAATATCTCTCTTGTACGTTACTTTTATTCATCAAGCAATTATGTTGGGCTATTTATCTCACTCTCTCTTTCACGTTTATTTTTACAACACTTTTGTCGTCATTGGGTCATGAAAAATTCTAGCTGAGCTCAAATAGTTCAGAAACTATATAGGCTCACTAGCACCCTTTCTTGAACCATATAAAGAGAATATTAGTGCGGGAAAAGTAAAGCTACATACATTCACCTTTCAGTCTTTCACCATATACGTCTTTCAGAGGGATCAACTTTTAATTGAACGGGCCTGACAGTCTGACACCCCTAAATGTTTTGACTGAACTCTACTTAAAAATTACTTAAGCAAAAATACAAATTAATTGAGTGTATACTACGTATTATATTCTGATTCTACTCCTATTGCTTACGTACCTATAATTTATTTTGAAGCTCACATCCTGCATACTCCCTATGATTAAATATAGCCTTTTCTGACCACTatatttctatatatatatagaatatAATGAGGTCCTCTCTTACCTTATATACCGGCCTTTACAAAGTATTTCTCTCCCTCTCTAGAAAATGGCAAATTTAGAACCCCTAATCCTTGGAAGAGTTGTTGGGGATGTTATAGACCATTTTATCCCAAGTGTGAGAATgtgtgtcacttacaacaacaAAAGAGTTTACAATGGTTGTGAACTCTTACCTTCTTCTGTCACCTTCAAGCCTAGGGTTCAAGTTCTTGATGGTGACTTGAAATCATTTTTTACCTTGGTATGTATTTCTacttattttattactatttATCTTAGTAATATTACTAAAATTAGCAAGTTTAGGCATTCTATTCCAATTTAAACTTATAGTAATATTTAAGCATATTGCATCATACAAGAATCTACATATATTTAATTTCTTCTCTAACCAGGGTTTATGTGTTCTTTTCCCTTCTTGTAGGTCATGACGGATCCAGATGTTCCGGGACCGAGTGATCGTTATCTTAAAGAGCATTTGCAGTGGTATACTCCTAATAAATTAAAAGCCAAACAATTATAGTTGGTATTTATTAAATAAGTAGTGTAGAAACTTAATGACTTAAAATGATTTGGCTATATATGGTGCAGGATAGTCACAGATATTCCAGGCACAACAGATGCTACGTTTGGTAAGCCATATATGTCTGAAATTAAAAGTACAAAACATATCACATAATCACGTACTATATCGATCAGTAATACAAATTAAAGAGATTTTAATCggataaaattaataaaacaaatacttTAATTATAATGGTTATACACATATATGTGATAGGGAGAGAGATAATGAGCTATGAGTTGCCAATGCCAAACATAGGCATACACAGGTTTGCGTTCATCCTGTTCAAGCAGATCCGTAGGGGCAGTGTGGTCGCACCTGGCAATAGAGATCGATTCTGCACCAAATTATTTGCTGAACAGAACCAACTTGGTCTTCCTGTTGCTGTTGTCTACTTCAATTGCCAAAGGGAGACCGCTGCTCGAAGCCGCTCAGTTAGGTAGCAAGCTGGGTTAATTATGCAAGGATAAGACTGATCATGATATATTGATATGTCATATGCAATATGTCAGTGATCTTAGCTAGTTAGCTAAAAGAAGAAGAGTACGTGGAGTACTTAATTatcttaattatttaattagttatgGTTGAATGTAATGTTATGCATTTGCATGATTAATATGTGTATTAGTTACACCTAGCTTGTATcatcttttcaataataataTTCACCAACCATTGTTACTTGTGGGGCCCAATGCAGATTAGAGACCCCTTATCTTAATTTAATGCTAGTTTTCTTACATAATCAATCAAACAGACCCGACCCGGCCTCTCATGTAGATAAATGGTCCTTGatcaagttttagttttttttagcAGCGTGTGATATGTagcattgatgaataatttccaACATTTAGCAAATTATAAATTGACACTTTCTAACCAACACCAGATTCATCTAATTGAATCggttgttttttatttattttactatttttctAACCAAGACCAGATTCATAAATAGCGCGCAGGCTAATTTTTCAATGGAATTTTCCTTATTTTTGATAAAATAGCCaaagaaaatattaaatcaaggcaaaataaataaattagacaAGATAACTGTTAACTAAGTAGTATAATATTGGAATGCTAACTATGTTTAGTTGTTTATAGTGATGTAAAGGTGAATGTCAACTAGCTTAGTTGGTAAAATATTGAAGAGGTGGTACTCAAGACTTGATACCGAATTATGTTTAGGTAGTGTTTGGATATGCACATTACATTTCAAACTAGTTATtgccccgggcgatgccccggtcaCTATATGTAATTTGAGAACTAATCTTGATAAAATTtgagttaaataaaaataattacaatagTTTGATATTAAGTACTTACATATAACATGAGATAAATATTTGTGCATAATTTAtttgtatattttatttataaggGTGATTCAATATAAAATTTGGTTAAACATCTTAGTaaactaaatttaaatttaaaatggAGTAGTCTTTTGTTATGTGTAATACTATTTTTTTATTGCTCTAGGTAAATTTACATGAACTGGTCTGCTAAAAAACGTAATTATAAATGAACCTAAATGAAAatgtaaatgaaaaaaaattaagtataGTTTAGTTTCATAAGAAAATTATTAAAATGTATAATTATGGTAGGCATTAAAGTTTTAATACAAGGTATTAATTTACATAACTTATATGTTTTCGATTGCTTAAATATCATAAG encodes:
- the LOC110792966 gene encoding CEN-like protein 2 isoform X2; this translates as MANLEPLILGRVVGDVIDHFIPSVRMCVTYNNKRVYNGCELLPSSVTFKPRVQVLDGDLKSFFTLVMTDPDVPGPSDRYLKEHLQWIVTDIPGTTDATFGIHRFAFILFKQIRRGSVVAPGNRDRFCTKLFAEQNQLGLPVAVVYFNCQRETAARSRSVR
- the LOC110792966 gene encoding CEN-like protein 2 isoform X1 encodes the protein MANLEPLILGRVVGDVIDHFIPSVRMCVTYNNKRVYNGCELLPSSVTFKPRVQVLDGDLKSFFTLVMTDPDVPGPSDRYLKEHLQWIVTDIPGTTDATFGREIMSYELPMPNIGIHRFAFILFKQIRRGSVVAPGNRDRFCTKLFAEQNQLGLPVAVVYFNCQRETAARSRSVR